The following are from one region of the Anguilla rostrata isolate EN2019 chromosome 7, ASM1855537v3, whole genome shotgun sequence genome:
- the LOC135260071 gene encoding early growth response protein 4-like, with product MLNDMDLSSQHYFYYSFDDVCGSPPDIESIGPMENQDTCLAAETQSPVHHSQDGAAANIKVEASDSDFSFDPSEVTEGGFGPSFDYSGSFYVETSNAAACSADMLLNMITEIVGISTLPISEMQCSPESAYSSPSSVDAGFQSQGSNCSSPALSSPEESCHGFPEVQMSVHDSAPAQTNFGTSAMDQTTTTAPGTVTFPVVVKNEFESHCEWDSFNKCDSYLASDLVSEIFKMDCSTEQQIDMKDVIDSLASICSTSEAACKLDGAIKQEQCFANNCAQSIQFPSFRSHQTPSLDVASHTNGVFKSDVLDLPCIPIETLTNQCDLAYTSTTLSSTIDSLLYSTLLPESFARDSAPVEKQPRARKAPINGQVKVKPFPCPVDNCERRFTRSDELNRHIRIHTGHKPFQCRICLRSFSRSDHLTTHTRTHTGEKPFSCDVCGRRFARSDERKRHGRVHLKQREKMELRAQIIAAPMCPFTFPKGI from the exons ATGTTGAACGACATGGATTTGAGCTCgcagcattatttttattattcatttgacGACGTCTGCGGCTCTCCTCCTGACATTGAGTCCATTGGGCCAATGGAAAACCAGGACACGTGCTTGGCTGCTGAAACACAGTCGCCCGTTCATCACAGTCAAG ATGGTGCAGCGGCAAACATAAAAGTTGAAGCGTCTGACTCGGATTTCTCATTTGATCCGAGCGAAGTCACCGAAGGTGGATTCGGTCCTTCCTTCGACTACTCCGGCAGTTTCTACGTGGAAACGTCTAACGCGGCAGCGTGTAGCGCGGATATGCTGCTCAACATGATCACAGAAATAGTTGGGATTTCTACTCTGCCGATCTCTGAAATGCAGTGCTCGCCAGAGTCTGCATATTCTTCCCCTTCATCCGTGGACGCGGGGTTTCAAAGCCAAGGGTCCAACTGCTCTTCTCCAGCACTGAGCTCGCCTGAAGAGAGTTGCCATGGTTTCCCCGAGGTTCAGATGAGTGTCCATGATTCGGCGCCGGCCCAGACTAACTTCGGTACCTCTGCGATGGAccagacaacaacaacagcccCTGGGACGGTGACGTTTCCAGTGGTCGTCAAGAATGAGTTTGAAAGCCATTGTGAGTGGGACTCCTTCAATAAATGCGATTCTTATTTGGCCTCAGATCTGGTGTCAGAAATTTTCAAAATGGACTGCTCCACCGAGCAGCAAATTGATATGAAGGATGTTATTGACTCGCTCGCTTCTATCTGTTCGACCTCTGAAGCCGCGTGCAAATTAGACGGAGCGATTAAGCAAGAGCAGTGCTTCGCCAACAACTGTGCCCAGAGTATTCAATTCCCTTCTTTCAGAAGCCACCAGACACCATCCTTGGACGTTGCAAGTCATACTAACGGTGTGTTCAAATCGGATGTTTTGGACCTCCCCTGTATCCCAATCGAGACTTTGACAAATCAGTGCGATTTAGCTTACACCTCGACGACACTATCCAGCACAATAGACTCTCTGCTTTATTCGACTCTTTTGCCGGAAAGTTTTGCAAGGGATAGCGCACCTGTGGAGAAACAACCCCGCGCCAGAAAAGCTCCAATCAACGGGCAAGTCAAGGTGAAACCCTTTCCGTGCCCAGTGGATAACTGTGAGAGGCGCTTCACGCGGTCAGATGAGCTCAACCGTCATATTCGCATTCACACCGGGCACAAGCCCTTCCAGTGCCGCATCTGTCTGCGAAGTTTCAGTCGCAGTGACCACCTGACGACCCACACCAGGACCCACACCGGAGAAAAGCCATTTTCTTGCGACGTCTGCGGCAGAAGGTTTGCGAGGAGCGACGAGAGGAAAAGGCACGGGCGCGTGCAtctcaaacagagagagaagatggagCTTAGGGCTCAGATAATAGCCGCTCCTATGTGCCCCTTCACTTTCCCTAAAGGAATCTGA